A region of Pyxidicoccus trucidator DNA encodes the following proteins:
- a CDS encoding alpha-amylase family glycosyl hydrolase — MVLRQRWAWALFLALGAAGCLQRSAPPVVAPNGTVVAVAYVRDEAQQRGVVADVPEAVKQAVTEVLAKRNLQVQVVPYAQYSAEFAKVTDSQRRFAMLTALAPQAQLYLLVETRASRFGEVNGRFSWEVYARTTAGRAGSQLEPSTTNQDYGIALQFSHLGANDAQVEVGRQIAGQAAGLFDSFLASPLVAPAPETDGGPVVVPGLDAPAGGQQPSPPSGAGGLDGGAVWVPPAGDAIYFVMVDRFANGDPRNDGKVDLKDAQAFHGGDLQGVISRLDGLRALGVRTVWLSPVFQMRTEKFYGYGAFHGYWVEDFGRVEPRFGDEALLARLSEELRRRDMRLVLDVVLNHVGPETRLVREKPRWFHGQGPIDNWSDARELTMRDVHGLPDLAVEQEEVYQHLLGHSRRWVDAVKPAGYRLDAVKHMPLEFWARYNDDLRAHAGKDFLLLGEMLDGDPVLLASTMAEGRFGTMFDFPLAFALVDVFCRGRSPAHLGAILFNDRLYPAPGSLVTLVDNHDLPRVMSECGGDVERVQRALAVQLTARGVPSLTYGTEEGLSGKKEPENRGDMRFTPDHPLRAWITRLLELRRGSEALQGGETLVLAAREDLFAYARVTPDEAVVIAVNSGKAPVDVALPDGLVGSRLSEMLTGVEIPGAGRHSSVIVHPGQVSLLRLKPSAAGGFGALTKQAGARWRGQGERRTVELTVDDASARLVGSGPELGGWKPERSLRPESGGFKLSLPVGAVFEYKLVRDGTPGKFDWEGGDNRLLFVPEGREPLRLKLAWGKR; from the coding sequence ATGGTTCTGAGACAGCGGTGGGCCTGGGCCCTCTTCCTCGCGCTGGGCGCGGCGGGATGCCTGCAGCGCTCCGCCCCGCCCGTGGTGGCGCCCAACGGCACGGTGGTGGCGGTGGCCTACGTGCGCGACGAGGCGCAGCAGCGCGGCGTCGTGGCGGACGTGCCGGAGGCGGTGAAGCAGGCCGTGACGGAGGTGCTGGCGAAGCGCAACCTCCAGGTGCAGGTGGTGCCGTATGCGCAGTACTCGGCCGAGTTCGCCAAGGTGACGGACTCGCAGCGCCGCTTCGCGATGCTGACGGCCCTGGCCCCGCAGGCGCAGCTGTACCTGCTGGTGGAGACACGGGCCTCCCGGTTCGGCGAGGTGAACGGGCGCTTCTCCTGGGAGGTCTATGCCCGGACGACGGCGGGGCGCGCCGGCTCCCAGCTGGAGCCCAGCACCACCAACCAGGACTACGGCATCGCGCTCCAGTTCTCCCACCTGGGGGCGAATGACGCGCAGGTGGAGGTGGGGCGGCAGATTGCCGGCCAGGCGGCGGGCCTCTTCGACTCGTTCCTCGCCTCGCCGCTGGTGGCGCCGGCTCCGGAGACGGACGGCGGCCCGGTGGTGGTGCCTGGCCTGGACGCGCCGGCCGGTGGGCAGCAGCCGAGCCCTCCGAGCGGCGCGGGGGGCCTGGACGGCGGCGCGGTGTGGGTGCCGCCCGCGGGAGACGCCATCTACTTCGTGATGGTGGACCGCTTCGCCAATGGCGACCCGCGCAATGACGGGAAGGTGGACCTGAAGGATGCGCAGGCGTTCCACGGGGGCGACCTGCAGGGAGTCATCTCTCGACTGGACGGGCTGCGGGCGCTCGGTGTTCGCACGGTGTGGCTTTCACCCGTCTTCCAGATGCGGACGGAGAAGTTCTACGGGTACGGCGCCTTCCACGGTTACTGGGTAGAGGACTTCGGCCGGGTGGAGCCGCGCTTCGGTGACGAGGCGCTGCTGGCGCGGCTGTCCGAGGAGCTGCGCCGCCGGGACATGCGGCTGGTGCTGGACGTGGTGCTCAACCACGTGGGCCCGGAGACGCGGCTGGTGCGCGAGAAGCCGCGGTGGTTCCACGGCCAGGGCCCCATCGACAACTGGAGCGACGCGCGCGAGCTGACGATGCGCGACGTGCACGGGCTGCCGGACCTGGCGGTGGAGCAGGAGGAGGTGTACCAGCACCTGCTGGGGCACTCGCGCCGCTGGGTGGACGCGGTGAAGCCCGCGGGCTACCGGCTGGACGCGGTGAAGCACATGCCGCTGGAGTTCTGGGCCCGCTACAACGATGACTTGCGGGCCCACGCGGGGAAGGACTTCCTGCTGCTGGGGGAGATGCTGGACGGGGACCCGGTGCTGCTGGCGAGCACCATGGCGGAGGGCCGCTTCGGGACGATGTTCGACTTCCCGCTGGCCTTCGCGCTGGTGGACGTCTTCTGCCGGGGCCGGTCGCCCGCGCACCTGGGGGCCATCCTCTTCAATGACAGGCTCTACCCGGCTCCGGGCTCGCTGGTGACGCTGGTGGACAACCACGACCTGCCGAGGGTGATGAGCGAGTGCGGCGGGGACGTGGAGCGGGTGCAGCGCGCGCTGGCGGTGCAGCTCACCGCGCGCGGGGTGCCCTCGCTCACCTACGGCACCGAGGAGGGGCTGTCGGGGAAGAAGGAGCCGGAGAACCGCGGGGACATGCGCTTCACGCCGGACCACCCGCTGCGCGCGTGGATTACCCGGCTGCTGGAGCTGCGGCGGGGCAGTGAGGCCCTCCAGGGTGGCGAGACGCTCGTGCTCGCCGCCCGGGAGGACCTCTTTGCCTACGCCCGCGTCACGCCGGACGAGGCCGTGGTCATCGCCGTCAACTCGGGGAAGGCGCCCGTGGACGTGGCGCTTCCTGATGGGCTGGTGGGCTCGCGCCTCTCCGAGATGCTCACGGGGGTCGAAATTCCGGGCGCGGGGCGGCACTCCTCCGTCATCGTGCACCCCGGCCAGGTGTCGCTGCTGCGGCTGAAGCCGAGCGCGGCCGGTGGCTTTGGCGCGCTGACGAAGCAGGCCGGGGCGCGCTGGCGGGGGCAGGGCGAGCGGCGCACGGTGGAGCTGACGGTGGACGACGCGTCGGCGCGGCTGGTGGGTAGCGGGCCGGAGCTGGGCGGCTGGAAGCCCGAGCGCTCGCTGCGTCCGGAATCGGGCGGATTCAAGCTGTCGCTGCCCGTGGGCGCCGTCTTCGAGTACAAGCTCGTGCGCGATGGCACCCCGGGGAAGTTCGACTGGGAGGGCGGCGACAACCGCCTGCTGTTCGTGCCTGAAGGCCGCGAGCCCCTGCGCCTGAAGCTGGCGTGGGGAAAGCGCTGA
- a CDS encoding glycogen debranching protein: MSTPRMTRLMGAALASALFAFGCSESDYVRLYHSEARAPSYSVEDVESLKHMGPTFVDRGVNFALYSENATRLELLLFDDPEVNRPTRTYTMTRYGDVWSVYVEGVGLGQHYGFRAWGPNWEYDSRWFPGAIHGFKSDVDVYGNRFNPNKLLTDPYSKALHRDHDWGKGSTASGPARTEVTYAASAKSVIVQSDYQWGEAEGQWRENRQNEHWQGHSWNDLIVYEVHAKGFTADPASGVRFPGTYRGLGEKADYFKDLGITAVELLPIHEKPLDGGYWGYQTINFFAPEVSYAAMKRPHEVIDEFKWMVEELHKRDIEVIVDVVYNHTGEGGLWREKLETDDVLPGEPLESLDPTETAGLYSFRGIDNQAYYALNPDRRTYWNNTGVGNQTRPNHRPMRKLTIDSLRFYVEELHVDGFRFDLAPILGERDGDYNRWDDPRNTVLQEIVDDPVLQKYNTRIIAEPWSAGGWYCLPMGEFPNSLTQPGAGWYEWNGRFRDWWRNFINRDDWKLNSNDGSLCGRPGSSDGAFLMYGSKEWYERNGRRPYHSMNFITVHDGFTMYDLFAYEEKQNRCGPLNPVCCDTPNSPFCDKVSGEDHNRSRNWGAVGDARGESMRRQMMRNAFMSMMVSHGTPMILGGDEWMRTQLGNNNAYSTRADNPFNWYQWGAYLARDERHRMYEFVKAAIRLRKEHSYAFAPSDYGKGAPLAWKSAENTEAVWDSKQLMIHYYDESFGPELVVLINMEPRAVEFTLPQVEGRQWKRLIDTQAYFDSPEYLTATGLGARVTGNSWLDAPSPVTGTTYGVPERAIVVLRAE; encoded by the coding sequence ATGAGCACTCCCCGTATGACCCGCCTGATGGGCGCGGCCCTGGCCAGCGCCCTGTTCGCCTTCGGCTGTAGTGAGAGCGACTATGTCCGGCTCTACCACAGCGAGGCCCGGGCCCCGAGCTACTCGGTCGAGGACGTGGAGTCCCTGAAGCACATGGGCCCCACCTTCGTGGACCGGGGCGTCAACTTCGCCCTCTACTCGGAGAACGCCACCCGGCTGGAGCTGCTGCTCTTCGACGACCCCGAGGTCAACCGCCCCACGCGCACGTATACGATGACGCGCTATGGGGACGTGTGGAGCGTCTACGTCGAGGGCGTGGGCCTGGGCCAGCACTACGGCTTCCGCGCCTGGGGTCCCAACTGGGAGTACGACTCCAGGTGGTTCCCCGGCGCCATCCACGGCTTCAAGTCGGACGTGGACGTCTACGGCAACCGCTTCAACCCCAACAAGCTGCTGACGGACCCGTACTCCAAGGCGCTCCACCGCGATCACGACTGGGGCAAGGGCAGCACCGCCAGTGGACCGGCCCGCACGGAGGTGACGTACGCGGCCTCGGCCAAGAGCGTCATCGTCCAGAGCGACTACCAGTGGGGCGAGGCGGAGGGGCAGTGGCGGGAGAACCGCCAGAACGAGCACTGGCAGGGCCACTCCTGGAACGACCTCATCGTCTACGAGGTCCACGCCAAGGGCTTCACCGCGGACCCCGCCAGCGGCGTGCGCTTCCCGGGCACCTACCGGGGCCTGGGTGAGAAGGCGGACTACTTCAAGGACCTGGGCATCACCGCCGTGGAGCTCTTGCCCATCCACGAGAAGCCGCTGGACGGCGGGTACTGGGGCTACCAGACCATCAACTTCTTCGCCCCCGAGGTGTCCTACGCGGCCATGAAGCGGCCGCACGAGGTCATCGACGAGTTCAAGTGGATGGTGGAGGAGCTGCACAAGCGCGACATCGAGGTCATCGTCGACGTGGTCTACAACCACACCGGCGAGGGTGGCCTGTGGCGCGAGAAGCTGGAGACGGACGACGTCCTGCCCGGTGAGCCGCTGGAGTCGCTGGACCCCACGGAGACGGCGGGCCTCTACTCGTTCCGCGGCATCGACAACCAGGCGTACTACGCGCTCAACCCGGACCGCCGCACGTACTGGAACAACACCGGCGTGGGCAACCAGACGCGGCCCAACCACCGGCCCATGCGCAAGCTCACCATCGACAGCCTCCGCTTCTACGTGGAGGAGCTGCACGTGGACGGCTTCCGCTTCGACCTGGCGCCCATCCTTGGCGAGCGTGACGGCGACTACAACCGCTGGGACGACCCGCGCAACACGGTGCTCCAGGAGATTGTCGACGACCCCGTCCTCCAGAAGTACAACACCCGCATCATCGCCGAGCCTTGGAGCGCGGGCGGCTGGTACTGCCTGCCCATGGGCGAGTTCCCCAACTCCCTCACCCAGCCGGGCGCCGGCTGGTACGAGTGGAACGGCCGCTTCCGTGACTGGTGGCGCAACTTCATCAACCGGGACGACTGGAAGCTCAACTCCAACGACGGCTCGCTGTGTGGCCGCCCCGGCTCGTCCGACGGCGCCTTCCTGATGTACGGCAGCAAGGAGTGGTACGAGCGCAACGGCCGCCGTCCCTACCACTCGATGAACTTCATCACCGTGCACGACGGCTTCACCATGTACGACTTGTTCGCGTACGAGGAGAAGCAGAACCGCTGCGGCCCGCTCAACCCGGTGTGCTGCGACACGCCCAACAGCCCCTTCTGCGACAAGGTGAGCGGCGAGGACCACAACCGCTCGCGCAACTGGGGCGCGGTGGGAGACGCTCGCGGCGAGAGCATGCGCCGGCAGATGATGCGCAACGCCTTCATGTCGATGATGGTCAGCCACGGCACGCCCATGATTCTGGGCGGCGACGAGTGGATGCGCACGCAGCTGGGCAACAACAACGCCTACTCCACCCGCGCGGACAACCCCTTCAACTGGTACCAGTGGGGGGCGTACCTGGCGCGTGACGAGCGGCACCGGATGTACGAGTTCGTCAAGGCCGCCATCCGCCTGCGCAAGGAGCACTCCTACGCCTTCGCTCCGTCGGACTACGGCAAGGGCGCGCCGCTGGCCTGGAAGAGCGCCGAGAACACCGAGGCCGTCTGGGACAGCAAGCAGCTGATGATCCACTACTACGACGAGTCCTTCGGGCCGGAGCTGGTGGTGCTCATCAACATGGAGCCCCGCGCGGTGGAGTTCACCCTGCCCCAGGTGGAGGGCCGCCAGTGGAAGCGGCTCATCGACACGCAGGCCTACTTCGACAGCCCCGAGTACCTCACCGCCACGGGCCTGGGCGCCCGCGTCACGGGCAACTCCTGGCTGGACGCGCCGTCGCCGGTGACGGGCACGACGTACGGCGTCCCGGAACGGGCCATCGTCGTCCTGCGCGCGGAGTAG
- a CDS encoding ABC transporter ATP-binding protein codes for MSEVVLSGIKKSFGQNLIVKGVDLQVREGEFLVMVGPSGCGKTTLLRLIAGLEQVDSGEVKIGGTRVNEVPPRDRDVAMVFQSYALYPHMTVRENLAFGLTLRKFPEAEIASRVQEVAGMLELSHLLERKPKALSGGQRQRVAMGRAIVRRPKVFLFDEPLSNLDTALRVQMRGELARLHRRLSATMIYVTHDQVEAMTLATRVAVFNGGVLQQVGPPLELYNRPANRFVAGFLGSPAMNFLEARREGSGFTGRGFTLPCPVDVPADAGKVLVGLRPQDLRVAAQGPLAGTVDAVERLGFDGYAFLSTEAGPVAARFEKGTNVAVGDKVSLAPVADALHVFSEDGARALRHPADRDSLEVAS; via the coding sequence TTGTCCGAAGTCGTCCTGAGCGGGATCAAGAAGTCGTTTGGCCAGAACCTCATCGTGAAGGGCGTGGACCTTCAGGTGCGGGAAGGCGAATTCCTCGTCATGGTGGGCCCTTCCGGCTGCGGAAAGACCACCCTGCTGCGCCTCATCGCGGGGCTGGAGCAGGTGGACTCGGGTGAAGTGAAGATTGGCGGCACGCGGGTGAACGAGGTCCCCCCGCGTGATCGCGACGTGGCGATGGTGTTCCAGTCGTACGCGCTCTACCCGCATATGACGGTGCGGGAGAACCTGGCCTTCGGCCTGACGCTGCGGAAGTTCCCCGAGGCGGAGATTGCCTCGCGGGTGCAGGAAGTCGCGGGGATGTTGGAATTGAGTCACCTGCTGGAGCGCAAGCCCAAGGCGCTGTCGGGCGGCCAGCGGCAGCGCGTGGCCATGGGGCGCGCCATCGTCCGGCGGCCCAAGGTGTTCCTCTTCGACGAGCCCCTGTCCAACCTGGACACCGCCCTGCGCGTGCAGATGCGCGGCGAGCTGGCGCGGCTGCACCGCCGGCTGAGCGCGACGATGATCTACGTCACCCACGACCAGGTGGAGGCGATGACGCTGGCCACTCGCGTGGCCGTCTTCAATGGAGGCGTCCTCCAGCAGGTGGGGCCGCCGCTGGAGCTCTACAACCGCCCGGCGAACCGCTTCGTGGCGGGCTTCCTGGGCTCTCCGGCGATGAACTTCCTGGAGGCGCGGCGCGAGGGCTCCGGCTTCACGGGCCGGGGCTTCACCCTGCCCTGCCCGGTGGACGTGCCGGCGGACGCGGGGAAGGTGCTGGTGGGCCTGCGTCCCCAGGATTTGCGCGTGGCGGCCCAGGGCCCGCTGGCGGGCACGGTGGACGCGGTGGAGCGGCTGGGCTTCGACGGGTACGCCTTCCTCAGCACGGAGGCGGGCCCGGTGGCGGCGCGCTTCGAGAAGGGTACGAACGTGGCGGTGGGGGACAAGGTGTCCCTGGCGCCGGTGGCGGACGCGCTGCACGTCTTCTCCGAGGACGGGGCGCGCGCGCTGCGTCACCCGGCGGACCGCGACTCGCTGGAGGTCGCGTCGTGA
- a CDS encoding extracellular solute-binding protein: MRGLLALALLATAWSAQAAGDESAPLKLWHAYRGGEETALLQVSEQFTAKTGVKVELLAVPYDAYGAKLTNAIPHGAGPDVFIFNHERLRNFHAQHLLAPATTLARGDYFANAVEALEVDGQVYGYPMSLKSLALYVNTKLVPNPPATTADLLAMLPALTDADAGRFGFAYESGDFYFHAPFLFGFGGELFNAAGRATFDTEGMAKSLAFVKKLQDDRFMPQEVSGALVKSLFNDGRAAMVISGPWFAGEVAPSVDYRVVALPVVSETGIPMRPFLGVEAAFVSAQSQRKEQAQALARFLSLGEASLVRTTVGRQIPADVAAYELQAVKEDVLISSFREAARNATPMPNTVEMLKVWEPMKLALRAVLQGGTEPQDAGALADRRYRALHRERPPDASPLPWLGLVGAMALGGTVWVMRRPAPTLPFKRRYPDVAQAAAYLAPATAGILVLVFVPFVIGLSLSLFHYEPGEYSFVGLANFIDILASRGYRITEPLSFYFTLAVTLVWALVNVVLHVSIGLFLAMLLKDPLLKLRGFYRVLLIIPWAVPNYITALMWKGMFHRQFGAINGLLVALGLEPVSWFTKFSTAFAANVATNTWLGFPFMMVVALGALQSIPQELYEAAEVDGASKWTQFRRITLPLLRPAMLPAVILGSVWTFNMFNIIYLVSGGEPGGGTDILVSEAFRWAFQRNQQYGFAAAYSVLIFVVLLAWSSFTKRLMRASSEVMG; the protein is encoded by the coding sequence GTGAGAGGGCTGCTGGCGCTGGCGCTCCTCGCCACGGCGTGGAGCGCGCAGGCGGCTGGCGACGAGTCCGCGCCGCTGAAGCTGTGGCACGCGTACCGGGGCGGCGAGGAGACGGCGCTGCTCCAGGTCTCCGAGCAGTTCACCGCGAAGACGGGCGTGAAGGTGGAGTTGCTCGCGGTGCCGTATGACGCCTACGGGGCCAAGCTGACCAACGCGATTCCGCACGGGGCGGGCCCGGACGTCTTCATCTTCAACCACGAGCGGCTGCGCAACTTCCACGCGCAGCACCTGCTGGCGCCCGCCACCACGCTCGCGCGCGGCGACTACTTCGCCAATGCCGTGGAGGCGCTGGAGGTGGATGGCCAGGTGTACGGCTATCCCATGTCGCTGAAGTCCCTGGCGCTCTACGTCAACACGAAGCTGGTGCCGAACCCGCCGGCCACCACGGCGGACCTGCTGGCGATGCTGCCGGCCCTGACGGACGCGGACGCGGGCCGCTTCGGCTTCGCCTACGAGAGCGGCGACTTCTACTTCCACGCCCCCTTCCTCTTCGGCTTCGGGGGCGAGCTGTTCAATGCGGCCGGCCGGGCGACCTTCGACACGGAGGGCATGGCGAAGTCGCTGGCCTTCGTGAAGAAGCTCCAGGACGACCGCTTCATGCCCCAGGAGGTGTCCGGGGCGCTGGTGAAGAGCCTCTTCAATGACGGCCGCGCCGCCATGGTCATCAGCGGCCCCTGGTTCGCGGGCGAGGTGGCGCCCTCCGTGGACTACCGCGTGGTGGCGCTGCCCGTGGTGAGCGAGACGGGCATCCCCATGCGCCCCTTCCTGGGCGTGGAGGCGGCGTTCGTCTCCGCGCAGTCGCAGCGCAAGGAGCAGGCGCAGGCGCTGGCGCGCTTCCTGTCCCTGGGCGAGGCGTCGCTGGTGCGCACCACGGTGGGCCGGCAGATTCCGGCGGACGTGGCCGCGTACGAGCTGCAGGCGGTGAAGGAGGACGTGCTCATCTCCTCCTTCCGCGAGGCGGCGCGCAACGCCACGCCCATGCCCAACACGGTGGAGATGCTCAAGGTGTGGGAGCCCATGAAGCTGGCGCTGCGCGCGGTGCTCCAGGGCGGCACCGAGCCCCAGGACGCGGGCGCGCTGGCGGACCGCCGCTACCGCGCGCTGCACCGCGAGCGCCCCCCCGACGCGAGCCCCCTGCCCTGGCTGGGGCTGGTGGGCGCCATGGCGCTGGGCGGCACGGTGTGGGTGATGCGCCGGCCCGCGCCGACGCTGCCCTTCAAGCGGCGCTACCCCGACGTGGCACAGGCGGCGGCGTACCTGGCGCCCGCGACGGCCGGCATCCTGGTGCTGGTGTTCGTCCCCTTCGTGATTGGCTTGAGCCTGTCGCTCTTCCACTACGAGCCGGGCGAGTACTCGTTCGTGGGCCTGGCCAACTTCATCGACATCCTGGCCAGCCGCGGCTACCGCATCACCGAGCCGCTGTCCTTCTACTTCACGCTGGCGGTGACGCTGGTGTGGGCGCTGGTCAACGTGGTGCTCCACGTGAGCATCGGCCTGTTCCTGGCGATGCTGCTCAAGGACCCGCTGCTGAAGCTGCGCGGCTTCTACCGGGTGCTGCTCATCATTCCGTGGGCGGTGCCCAACTACATCACCGCGCTGATGTGGAAGGGCATGTTCCACCGGCAGTTCGGCGCCATCAACGGCCTGCTGGTGGCGCTGGGGCTGGAGCCGGTGAGCTGGTTCACCAAATTCTCCACCGCCTTCGCGGCCAACGTGGCCACCAACACCTGGCTGGGCTTCCCCTTCATGATGGTGGTGGCGCTGGGCGCGCTCCAGTCCATCCCCCAGGAACTGTACGAGGCGGCGGAGGTGGACGGCGCGAGCAAGTGGACGCAGTTCCGGCGCATCACCCTGCCGCTGCTCCGGCCCGCCATGCTGCCCGCCGTCATCCTGGGCAGCGTGTGGACGTTCAACATGTTCAACATCATCTACCTGGTGTCCGGCGGTGAGCCGGGCGGTGGCACGGACATCCTGGTGTCCGAGGCCTTCCGCTGGGCCTTCCAGCGCAACCAGCAGTACGGCTTCGCCGCGGCCTACTCGGTCCTCATCTTCGTGGTGCTGCTGGCGTGGTCCAGCTTCACCAAGCGGCTGATGCGCGCGTCGTCGGAGGTGATGGGATGA
- a CDS encoding sugar ABC transporter permease, translating into MNRPSKLKMAAIHAGLMLLCMATLYPVLWVVKMALSPTDSLTLTVNPFPEAITLEHFREVVLGTDSAGRWLFGRQLLASLVVSGATTVVGLALAVSAAYALSRFRFPGKEGGMQTLLITQMFPATLMLVPIYSILQKLHLLDSLTGLVLVYATTALPFCIWNLKGYFDTLPRELEEAAVMDGASPTQVFIRVVLPLARPALAVTALFSFMTAWNEFILAATLLNDPTRFTLPVALQRYVGEYKVEWGKFAAGALVISAPVMALFFALQKHLVGGLTAGGVKG; encoded by the coding sequence ATGAACCGCCCGTCGAAGCTGAAGATGGCCGCCATCCACGCCGGGCTGATGCTGCTGTGCATGGCCACGCTCTACCCGGTGCTGTGGGTGGTGAAGATGGCGCTGTCGCCCACCGACAGCCTGACGCTCACCGTCAACCCGTTCCCGGAGGCCATCACCCTGGAGCACTTCCGCGAGGTGGTCCTGGGCACGGACAGCGCCGGGCGCTGGCTGTTCGGCCGGCAGCTGCTGGCGAGCCTCGTCGTGTCCGGCGCCACCACGGTGGTGGGCCTGGCGCTGGCGGTGTCCGCGGCGTACGCGCTGTCCCGCTTCCGCTTCCCCGGCAAGGAAGGCGGGATGCAGACGCTGCTGATTACGCAGATGTTCCCGGCGACGCTGATGCTGGTGCCCATCTACAGCATCCTCCAGAAGCTGCACCTGCTGGACAGCCTCACCGGGCTCGTCCTGGTGTACGCCACCACCGCCCTGCCCTTCTGCATCTGGAACCTGAAGGGCTACTTCGACACGCTGCCGCGCGAGCTGGAGGAAGCGGCGGTGATGGACGGAGCCTCGCCCACCCAGGTGTTCATCCGGGTGGTGCTGCCGCTGGCCCGCCCCGCGCTGGCCGTGACGGCGCTGTTTTCCTTCATGACGGCGTGGAATGAGTTCATCCTCGCCGCCACGCTGCTCAATGACCCGACCCGCTTCACCCTGCCCGTCGCCCTCCAGCGGTACGTGGGCGAGTACAAGGTGGAGTGGGGCAAGTTCGCCGCCGGCGCGCTCGTGATTTCAGCGCCGGTCATGGCTTTGTTCTTCGCTCTCCAGAAGCACCTCGTCGGCGGTCTCACCGCTGGCGGCGTCAAGGGGTGA
- the hemE gene encoding uroporphyrinogen decarboxylase, producing the protein MNDRLLRAARRQPTDTTPVWLMRQAGRYLPEYRAIRGNIAFLDLCKHPDLAAEVTVQPVTRLGVDAAIIFSDILIPVEAMGIVLELGDKGPHFPNPVRTAADIDKLGVPDPVEGTGFVAEAIRRTRKALNDSVPVIGFAGAPFTLAAYMVEGGGSKSYILIKRLMFEQPELAHRLFGKLTDTLIPYLKMQVEAGASIVQIFDSWGGELSPWDYERFCMPYLKRMVSELKATGVPVIVFGVGMSTHLPLLKSTGADVVGLDWTMPMDEGRRVLGPDVAVQGNLDPLHLFLPREELDGRVKDILQRAGPVGHIFNLGHGILPPTDPDSAKFLVDAVHKHGVALRQGTLGK; encoded by the coding sequence GTGAACGACCGACTCCTCCGCGCGGCGCGCCGCCAGCCCACCGATACGACGCCCGTGTGGCTGATGCGCCAGGCCGGCCGCTACCTGCCCGAGTACCGGGCCATCCGCGGCAACATCGCCTTCCTGGACCTGTGCAAGCACCCGGACCTCGCGGCCGAGGTGACGGTGCAGCCGGTGACGCGCCTGGGCGTGGACGCGGCCATCATCTTCTCGGACATCCTCATCCCGGTGGAGGCGATGGGGATTGTGCTGGAGCTGGGCGACAAGGGGCCGCACTTCCCCAACCCGGTGCGCACCGCGGCGGACATCGACAAGCTGGGCGTGCCGGACCCGGTGGAGGGCACGGGCTTCGTGGCCGAGGCCATCCGCCGCACGCGCAAGGCGCTGAACGACTCGGTGCCCGTCATCGGCTTCGCGGGCGCGCCCTTCACGCTGGCCGCGTACATGGTGGAGGGTGGGGGCTCGAAGAGCTACATCCTCATCAAGCGGCTGATGTTCGAGCAGCCGGAGCTGGCGCACCGCCTCTTCGGCAAGCTCACGGACACGCTGATTCCGTACCTGAAGATGCAGGTGGAGGCGGGCGCGAGCATCGTCCAGATTTTCGACTCGTGGGGCGGCGAGCTGTCGCCGTGGGACTACGAGCGCTTCTGCATGCCCTACCTGAAGCGGATGGTGTCCGAGCTGAAGGCGACGGGCGTGCCGGTCATCGTGTTCGGCGTGGGCATGTCCACGCATCTGCCGCTCCTGAAGAGCACGGGCGCGGACGTGGTGGGGCTGGACTGGACGATGCCCATGGACGAGGGCCGGCGCGTGCTGGGCCCGGACGTGGCGGTGCAGGGCAACCTGGACCCGCTGCACCTGTTCCTCCCGCGCGAGGAGCTGGACGGGCGCGTGAAGGACATCCTCCAGCGCGCCGGGCCGGTGGGGCACATCTTCAACCTGGGCCACGGCATCCTCCCGCCCACGGACCCCGACTCGGCGAAGTTCCTCGTGGACGCCGTGCACAAGCATGGCGTGGCGCTCCGGCAGGGGACGCTGGGCAAGTAG